Genomic segment of Prosthecobacter debontii:
TCAAGATAGCAACTCTCGTAGCGAGCTGATCATCTTCATCCAACCGCAAGTGGTGACGGATAACATCGGTCTCCGCAGCACATCACGCGCTGAAGATTTCCGCACACAGGTCGGCGCAGATGCCGCAGAGCGTTTTCCGGAACAAGTCTCCCCGTACGGCGTGCGGCCCATCACGGATAAAGAGGCCCAGGAACTCCAGGATAAGCCTGGGTTCTTTTCTCGCATCTTTAAGCGCGGGAATCCCAACAAGGTCACCGCACCGGCTCCCAGTGCGCGGCGTTGATGTCCATTGACTGGATTCCGTGCACAAGACTGGTCCCGGGGGTGCTTTTCAGATTGCTATCCTCGGCCATTCTTTCGCAGACTGGGCCAGTCCCATGAAAATCCTCGTCACCTCCCTGCTTGCTCTCGCCGCCTTGGTTTCCCTTTCCCAAGGCCAAGTCACAACTCCAGCGCCTAAATCACCGGGCCCCGCTGTCATCCTGCCACCGCAAGCTCCCGATGTGCCAGCCATTAAGCTCGGTCCCGATGGCCAACCCAAAGCCGGGTTTCTCCCCGCTCATGAACGGTTTGTAAAAATCGCTCAGGAAGGGAAAGCTCAACTTGTTTTCCTTGGGGATTCCATCACCGCAGGTTGGGCAGCCAAGAAAGACATTTGGGATAAAGCCTTTGGTGCTTGGGAACCTGCCAACTTCGGCATTGGCGGTGATCGCACCCAACATGTTCTGTGGCGCATCCAGAACGGCGAGTTGGAGACGATCAAACCTAAGGCTATCGTGCTGATGATCGGGACCAATAATGTTGGAGCCGATTCCGCCGAGGGGATTGCCAAAGGCATCACGGCTATCGTCAAAACGATCCGCGAGAAGCAACCTCAAGCCAAATTGCTCCTCCTCGGCGTCTTCCCCCGTGGAGAAAAGGCCTCTCCGAATCCATCCCGCGACAAACTGAAGGAAGTGAACCAAATCATCGCGAAATTGGACAATGGAGATAGCATTCACTACCTCGATATCGGTGACAAATTTCTCCAACCTGACGGCAGCCTGACCAAAGAGATCATGCCCGATTTCCTCCACCTTTCACCTGCTGGCTACCAGATCTGGGCTGATGCGATCACACCGAAGCTGGGCGAGTTGATGAAATAACCTGAAGAAAATTGAAAAAAATCAGCCGCCTCGTGGGTTGCTTGTGCCCCACCCTGAATTAAATCCCTCATCTCCATGAAACTCAACCAACTCACCTCCCTCGTCGCATTCCTCGGCCTCGCCGTCTGCGCTGTCGCCGAAGACAAACCCGCCGCCAACGACGGCTGGGTTTCCATGTTCAACGGCCAAGACCTCAGCGGCTGGAAATCCAACGAGGAAACTCCCGGTAGCTTCTCCGTCGAAAACGGCACCATCAAGGTCAGCAATGGCCGTTCCCACCTGTTCTACGTGGGTCCTAACGGCGATGCCAAGTTCACGAACTTCGAATTCAAAGGTAAGGTGAAGCATATGCCCGGCTCCAATTCCGGTCTCTACATCGCCACCGAATACCAGGATAAAGGCTGGCCAGAGAAAGGCTAC
This window contains:
- a CDS encoding 3-keto-disaccharide hydrolase — translated: MKLNQLTSLVAFLGLAVCAVAEDKPAANDGWVSMFNGQDLSGWKSNEETPGSFSVENGTIKVSNGRSHLFYVGPNGDAKFTNFEFKGKVKHMPGSNSGLYIATEYQDKGWPEKGYECQVNSTSHKDPKKTGGLYAVKDVLDTAPVGDDEWFDYSIKVEGKHITISINGQVTTDWTEPEGWDPATALKNMPGRKLSPGTMAIQAHDPKSVVYYKDLYIRPL
- a CDS encoding platelet-activating factor acetylhydrolase IB subunit, which translates into the protein MKILVTSLLALAALVSLSQGQVTTPAPKSPGPAVILPPQAPDVPAIKLGPDGQPKAGFLPAHERFVKIAQEGKAQLVFLGDSITAGWAAKKDIWDKAFGAWEPANFGIGGDRTQHVLWRIQNGELETIKPKAIVLMIGTNNVGADSAEGIAKGITAIVKTIREKQPQAKLLLLGVFPRGEKASPNPSRDKLKEVNQIIAKLDNGDSIHYLDIGDKFLQPDGSLTKEIMPDFLHLSPAGYQIWADAITPKLGELMK